The segment TTGTGGAGCTACAGTTTACATGTTGCCAAAGTTTGATGCAAAagtaaaactacatgtacatgttttctataagttttttaaacattctgtaggaattgtaaattgttaaaatataatgcatataatgatatacattgaaaatctacatgtattcagtcatttgtaatcaaatcattaatttcttgtaattgtgtttttatgtgttgtattttatgtattatgacCTATGAGAGTCTCCCTATTAGTATTGTTGTGCATGTAATTCCAAACAGGCACGCCATAAAGAAATGCCTACAATTTTGATGGTTTTCTTTTTCAGGTAGTCTTTGAGAGATTTTTAGAAAGGAATGAAGATTATATAACACTTTTCATGGGTGTTCCAACAATGTATTCTCTAATGATCAAGTACTACGATGAAACATATGGAAGTGCATCTGAGGACACAAAAGAAGCCATCAAGGAACAACTTCAAAAAATGAGGTACATGTAATGAAATCTTAATTCATTTTCCAATGTAGGTATTTAAGTACCGGTAAGATTTTTTAGAACGTTAAGAATTTCAACAAAATCTATGTTCTTTTACCACATACCACATTTTAAATTAGGACATTTTGACTATCAGTAGTGGTAGAGAGTAATATGTACCTGTTATTCTTATCATGATATACTATATTGATGCCACATTATCAGTCATTTGGACATTGGTCAACCAATGTCTTAGCTTACTGAATTTTGGAATtacttgtatttatttcaaaacaaagaattattgTACTCCTCAAGAGATTACTTGTACCattagtttttataaaaaatgtttgagcttgaaattatgaaagaaatcCATGATTtatgatgaaattatttttagacTGTTTGTGAGTGGTTCAGCTGCTCTCCCTGTTCCTGTCTTGAACAAGTGGAGAGAGATCTCTGGCCATACCCTACTGGAGAGATACGGAATGACTGAGATAGGAATGGCTCTCACTAATCCATACAAAGGCCAAAGGGTGCCAGGTTGGTTGACTACCTAGTACTCAACTAAACTAAGATCATATTATATCGAACTAGTCAGGAgccaaaaaaatgaaacttgatAGAGGTATCcatctataaaaaaatattgtggttgaatttatacatttaaattattatcAGGATGTAAGACTCTCTTTGAAGTGTCCATTGAAATTGGTGTATTGATTATCAGTGCCTCATTACAAGCTATGGTTAGGGACATAAACtagattttaaacattatctcgtgattttataataattttttttttttttggtggaatTACATTTGAGTTTTGTGTGTGTGTACGTGTGTGTATGTGTACACAATGTACTATGTTGTTTTTATCACCCAGGAGCTGTTGGTTTACCATTTAAATACGTGAACTTCATGATTGGAGTGTACAATGCCTATGTGAAGGGTGAATATGAGGTGATTGTTGAGGGCAATCAAAAAGAGGTCACGGTCACAGAAGGTGGGTCAATTGTAGCTCTTTCACTTGatgatttatatgttttataactgtcaggatatttttgtttttaaggcaAGTGTAATGACTGAAATTTGCTTTTAGGTGTTAAGGAAAGATATCTGTAACTTGCTTGACAATGCAGTTTCTAGATATAAGAACTAATAAATGAAGATTTTGGgatatctattttaaaacaaaatattggtaTACCTAAATATAAGCCTAGAAATCAAGCTTTTGTACATTTTACTAGGTAAAGAGGGACAAGAAGGGGAACTCTTGATAAAGGGCCTCAATGTGTTTAGTGGTTATTGGAATGCACCACACAAAACCACAGAATCTTTCACTTCTACTGGCTGGTttaaaacaggtacatgtattgcagTTATTATGGTTGCAACaaacatgcttataacaaaTTTAAGCTTACAGCAAAGTTACTCTCATTCCAAGTACCTGTAAtcttaaaatgtgtttaatataaACTTAtcagatataaatatttttgtttataatgaatCAAAATTGTACCTCCCTAGCATTTCCCTAGAGGTGTGTTctgtattttatatacatgtactttggaatcatcattgttcatggGGACCAATGTTTGTGGATTTTATGGGTAAAACTTTGCCCATTAATTTAGATCCCCATGAATGTATATACAAGCacttatttaacattttaatattgaaattatCATGATCAAACAACCAACGGaattatgtccctatataaacaaggaaaattttggctacccacAAATGTTGACCCCCCACAAATAAAGATGATTCCTTTGTAATGCTCACTATGTTCTTTGTCTCTGCAGGATTTGATGTGATATTAACCTCTCTCAATTTTTGAATAGGAGACATGGCTGTATATGAAAATGGTGTGGTAAAAATGAAAGGCAGACTGTCTGTAGACATCATTAAATATGGAGGATACAAAATTAGTGCTCTGGAAATAGAGGATGTGCTTCAACAGAACCCAGACATCCAGGAGTGCTGTGTTATTGGGGTTTCAGACATTACTTGGGGACAAAAAGTGGTGGCCATTGTGGCCTTGAAACCAAATGGAAATACCTTGACTCAAGAAACATTGCAAGAATGGGCAAGAGAAAGACTACCTAAACATAAAGTTCCAAGTGTTTTCAAGTTTGTTGATCAAATTCCTAGAAACAATATGGGTAAAATAAACAAGAAGGACATTACCAAGCAGTACTTTGGACCcaaaagaaaatgatttatcacatgtatttataaaaatttgtgtttaattttaacctttttttcaaaactgtcatgaataaatcaataaaattgtcttgaataaatcagtatatttttttcatgtccTTTTTTTTTAAGCTTAGAGAGTATTGGCATGTCAAATGGTCTTTTCTAACAACTATTTATAACATGCTCATGCTTTCATATCATTTTCAAACAAGAgacccaggggccacatcgctcactgagcaacaattgccttaattctgatcaaattagcattacagtttcaaaatatcttgacaactaagtacagtagatcttgctaaaaaaaattgaaaatctgccaatttttatccacctctttcttttggtaaataccaagccccttttgttgttgtacctgtaagaagatttttctctattcctatataccccccccccccattttgtggccccatttttctctagggtatcatggtttcatcaaacgtatatctgcataacctgtgctttcacactaagtactgagttttggaccgaaaaacttccccagaatatttttaaagattttctctatatattcctatgtaaaaattcaaaccgccatcacggacccgccctaccactagggactgtgattttaaatttacaatacccgaggatgcctctacacaagttaaagcttttctggccaaatggtctttaaaaagaagatttttaaagattttctctacatattcctatgtaaaaattcatcccccactgtggcctcaccataccactggactattattttaaaaaactttaatctatacAATTTGGAAATGCTTCCACTcagatttgggctttcctggcctagtagttttgagaagaagatttttagagattttctctatgtataaaaatgtatcccccattgtggccccgccctatccccagggaccatgatttgaacaaacttgaatctacattatctgagaatGGTTACctgccaatttgagctttcttggtcaaatagtttgtgagaaaaagatttttaaagattttctctatatattcctatgtaaaacttgatccccttcttgtggcccctccctacccccggggaccatgatttgaacaaacttaaatctacactacctgaggatgcctccacacaaggtttagcttttcaggccgaatagtttttgagaagaagatttttgaaaaataccaacaaattttcaataattctcaattatctcccttttaaagagggcctggcccttcatttgaacaaacttgaatccccttcacctggtggtgctttgtgccaaatttggttgaaatctgcccagtggttcttgagaagaagatgaaaatgtgaaaagttaacaacgacgacaacgacaaacaacggacaaattgtgatcagaaaagctcacttgagcctttggctcatgTGAGCTAAAAAGGGAAACTTAATGCCTCTTTTTACTTAAAGTTGAACATGACCCAAATATAGACACCATGGATACATATAAACCCTTTAATTTTGATACAActgattgcacacctgaaactcaTGGCTGTTTTATAGAACTCCATATGTTAtctttggttattttttttcattttctttattccttGACTAATATATATGAATGTATTTGATGTTACTTCTCTCCTGGCTTGGAAtaattgtgtacatgtatttgctaaTTTCATCACAACCAAGAAACCAGACCGACGATGCAAGATGTACGTCTTCACAAATGAGACCATCTGTTGAGATGTAATTAATGCGGCTTATATATAGGAGTTGTGGTGACCACAAcaagaaaatgttgaaaatcatAATACTACATTGGTTTCACAAATTAAAAGATTTCATTTGcttcaattcaaatttttcttcatgtttcaGTGTTAAACTGGACTTGGATTTCAATAATCCACCACCTCCAATTTAGATAAGACAAAATCTTATAAATTCTGTTTACTTCAAAAGTTGTTAGAATTTTAAACCAAGGCCATTTGACAtgccaatatacatgtattttaacttAAAGTAGGCTATCATGCAGCAGTAAATATACCTTGGCAAAATACGTTCAGTGAACAATGTAACCCACTGGGCAATTGAAATGAGTTATGTtggaaatatacatttttttaattaaagggacttggacacgatttaagatcaaaaattttatttttattttttatgtataaaatggtttacttgtgcattttaaatgattgaccaaaatattaaatgtgaaagtcaagttacaagcgagattcagaggtaagaattgatagttatgtaaacaaagctcgagtcttatagttgtttacaaaaaatgtaatgtagaattttacaatttcttagacaaaatgacatgtaaaaaacaatttaaactaattcaatatcttcataaatactattatcaacaaaagaaagttacatttgattaaaacttacaccaatacaacacatatgaaaaaatgacaatattcgtcGAGCTTTGTttgctctgtatcttgcttataacttaatatttgagtttcaaattttgacatagtattataaacttctatatttatcagtataaacattgaaaatggaaaaacaaaatttgaaaattttaagtcaaatcgcgtccaagtccctttaattgttgatgtcaaaaataaaaagtagtatttttttacattcaaaattgtattgAGTTTTGAGTTGAACATATAGGGATAGCTGGCATACAGCTGGGGTGGGGTGCAGgcaatatttctatttttggtCATATTACAGGCCTGCACGTATATAAAgattccacccccccccctcccccattccCTGTCTGGGTTTTGTCCTATAGTGTGTAAACTGATCTAAACAGAGGGGGCCTGGGGTCTTGACcccctggaaaattcaaatttacatagtaaaattaccgaAAATAGGCCTTGTACCATCCCCCCTCCCCTCtgaacctcccccccccccccccccccgagggAATTTTTTTCCAGTTGACTGCGCATGTTCCTATATATAGACACACGGCATGGACGCTGATAGTTAGGTCTATATAGACATTTATCCATTTAGGGAGCATAGTCAAAAACCCACGATTTTTCTCTCCGTTACACTGCTTTAAACTGAACCCGTGGGTTCCaattaatggggggggggggggggggtaagtatGAGTTCGAGGGGTCCTATAACATTAACGTTACGTTACCCCCTCCAAATATAGAATATTCTATACACGCACGTTGGACCCACACAGAACTGTCCATCTCATTATCATGTCAACTTCTGTAGTtggttaaaggggcatggtcacgattttggtcaaattttattttcatgttttaattatttacaatgctttagaaatgcatttctaatgatcaaataaaatttgagagtctttcgtagagttataagcaagaaacagggcttacaatttcttgtcatgtaaacaaggctcgtgccctgtatttgtttacataggttcttTATAGGcctaccagtaaaaaatctttttccagcttatttgtctatctttttatttattttaagcatagataaacagttcctaacgtttaacatattaattttaggtttgaaactgatatttttacttcaatgttcaaaatgtaaaacaaacgctttgtttacatagcgaagaatttcaagctctgtaacgtTAACTCGCTTATggctcaacaaatgacactcaaatttcggttgcctgttaaaaatgcctttctaaagcattgtaaatataaaaatcgaaaaatatttttttgaccaaaatcgtgaccatgcccctttaaggctTAACTCCTTATTATCGGGGATTGTCGAACTTGTGGTGATGTTGGAACAgacgatttttttcaaaattggcGCCATCATTTACTTATGACGTGGCAGATAAAACGCACAAAACGAAAACATATATCTTGCACTATAATCAAAGAATTTcgttatgttttgttttaaatgaattttcaatcaaaaaaggtgtttttaatttagttttgtATCTCGTAAAACTGCATCTAGATTAATATACAATCACCGTTTTCTAAAAACtgcatttttaaatttgatttttttatttatacagcaATGGCGTCAGGGAAGATTTCACGCGAATCTTCTGGCATCATTTTTAGCCAAATTGCGGAGATTAACTGAAAATGTAACTATATTTGCTTTGCAATTGAAGCAAGATGCATcggttttttaatttatataattgtcAAATACATTTATGAGACAATGTGGTTGCTTTAATCATTTCATGATAGAGCTGTGCAGATATGACAGTAATCCCCTTTCCAGCAAAATGAGAGAACTAATTTTGTAAGGAACAGGACATGatcatgtgattttttaaaatttgtagttatgcctgtttttatttttttatgtgcatTTATTAGTGCAACATAGAATTTAAATTTCGGAGCATCTTTCGTTCCCGTTTATAATGCAGTCCAAATTTAACAGCgccaaaataaatttcaaattatctaCTTAGCAGCTCATCTTAATATTACcctacatatattttgtttataatcttctaaaaaaaattattaaatccaGAATTggcatttttcatatttattttgattacttTGATAAtattagtagtacatgtatttgagtgTATGAGTATTTCCAACATTAGTACAGATTTTATTCAcatgtttcaaataaattatattactTATTCAGCATTAAACTAATTGTTTGACTGAAATTAACAGTTATGAACCATTGTCTAATTGATAGATGATGATGGAAAACAACATTGTAAAGGTTTCTACAAATGGGGATGGCATTAGTAAAGAAGGTGCTGCCATTCCCCCGGAAAAACCAACTCCGCAGGGAGACAAAGGTCCCGGACCTCTATCTGTTGATATACCTATCCATCATGACATCAAACGACAAGATTCTTTGCCCCTCTCGCCCCAACCCATGTCACCTGATCCAGTCCATGATTTACCAGTGGAATTGTTGCAGATGGGATGGAGAAGATTTTGGAGCAAGAGAGAGCAAAGACcttattttttcaacaaaaatacaaatgagTCTTTATGGGAAATGCCTCATTTTCCTGGAATGTCTTCAGTATGTTTCTGGGCATTAATGTTTATTCAGCTACTCAGACTttcttcttgattttttttttctataaatttattttgtcacataaatATGAACACTCCTTCTGtgagtaattttaaaatatcattttgtatcatttGAGTCGGTTTGATAAGCAGAATTTTGAAAACCACAAGAAATTTACCAGAACTAGCATTTGTTAATAAACTGTTTggttattttaataataaattactCATATAAAACACATTAATGATATAGCATATTAGCTCTTCCTCTAAGCAGAAGTCTACTGGTTTTTAACTCCatcttgtatacatatataaatgttGGTTTTCTTAATTTTCAGCCGCAGAACAACTTTTTAACAGACCCACTAGGCATTGGAGGAGAGGGTCCAACACCGCATCACATGGATGCTCGTCTTAGTCGTCCAAGTACAGATATTCCTCAACCACAAACTGGTGAAAAGAGACGGGCCAGCATGGAGGGACTTGGAAGTCCCTCAAAGAGACCTGCTTTTGCATACAGGTTAGAAATtccattaacagttttaaagataagtttattaaaattgtttttgtattaaaaatattgatgtaATGAAATGAATACAAAGTTTCATGACAAATGATATACTATTTTGCTTACCGTTTTGAACTGTATTGATATTTCAGCCCTTTTTGGAACTTTGACATTCCAACTAATGTGGTGATATTTGAGAGGGTCCCATGCTGCTTGCCCCCGCCAATGCCAGAGGTTGAAAAGTTCAGGACCCAGTTCGTCAACAAACTACGCCAACAATACCAGGAACTCTGTCATACAAGAGAAGGTAATCCATTGTTTTACTGGTAAAAGGCATGACTTTTTTTACATACACAGAGGTATTAAGTTCAAATACTTGTATATAAAGGTATTTTGTAACTCCAAACtttcacttttaaaattatataattaaggaaataaaatatatataattgttattaGAAATTTTAAGTAAGTCAACAAAGGTCAAAAGTTCTATCAGacctacagtaccgatcagactcaacctaacagaaagtaaaccccaactaaaccctgggtttactttctgggtctACTCctggtttactagagtggacccagagtaaacccaaagtgaacacagagagtaaacccagtcaaAAGGATACCCCTGACAGCAGACAGTAACTGTTTATGCGGAATATgcaaggggcaggaattacaggcagtaggatggtaagataaaagacaggtctgcttcacacttcag is part of the Magallana gigas chromosome 3, xbMagGiga1.1, whole genome shotgun sequence genome and harbors:
- the LOC105342284 gene encoding malonate--CoA ligase ACSF3, mitochondrial isoform X1; this translates as MSCFRYANRFRNTTLLHSFPFPFKDITSKSCVRCTAFHCGATSLTVDKLDPMSHPMPTEFPCTHMIYKIPDYFPRTALVDSSDSYSYVFIYAKSVSLARRMYDAYDPLKRDKTNVIAFFYDNDVNYVVMLWAIWMLGAVALPLNHAYPTEDLEYFLTDSMASLLLTTQNHKEKAVSFSHLGPTPVVYQSITSNENLAFERYDDLDFAIGEQWFLQKPALMIYTSGTTGKPKGVLLSHTNLHINILGMIDAWRWIGDDRIVHSLPLNHVHGVVNALLTPLYCGATVYMLPKFDAKVKLHVVFERFLERNEDYITLFMGVPTMYSLMIKYYDETYGSASEDTKEAIKEQLQKMRLFVSGSAALPVPVLNKWREISGHTLLERYGMTEIGMALTNPYKGQRVPGAVGLPFKYVNFMIGVYNAYVKGEYEVIVEGNQKEVTVTEGKEGQEGELLIKGLNVFSGYWNAPHKTTESFTSTGWFKTGDMAVYENGVVKMKGRLSVDIIKYGGYKISALEIEDVLQQNPDIQECCVIGVSDITWGQKVVAIVALKPNGNTLTQETLQEWARERLPKHKVPSVFKFVDQIPRNNMGKINKKDITKQYFGPKRK
- the LOC105342284 gene encoding malonate--CoA ligase ACSF3, mitochondrial isoform X2, coding for MSCFRYANRFRNTTLLHSFPFPFKDITSKSCVRCTAFHCGATSLTVDKLDPMSHPMPTEFPCTHMIYKIPDYFPRTALVDSSDSYSYVFIYAKSVSLARRMYDAYDPLKRDKTNVIAFFYDNDVNYVVMLWAIWMLGAVALPLNHAYPTEDLEYFLTDSMASLLLTTQNHKEKAVSFSHLGPTPVVYQSITSNENLAFERYDDLDFAIGEQWFLQKPALMIYTSGTTGKPKGVLLSHTNLHINILGMIDAWRWIGDDRIVHSLPLNHVHGVVNALLTPLYCGATVYMLPKFDAKVVFERFLERNEDYITLFMGVPTMYSLMIKYYDETYGSASEDTKEAIKEQLQKMRLFVSGSAALPVPVLNKWREISGHTLLERYGMTEIGMALTNPYKGQRVPGAVGLPFKYVNFMIGVYNAYVKGEYEVIVEGNQKEVTVTEGKEGQEGELLIKGLNVFSGYWNAPHKTTESFTSTGWFKTGDMAVYENGVVKMKGRLSVDIIKYGGYKISALEIEDVLQQNPDIQECCVIGVSDITWGQKVVAIVALKPNGNTLTQETLQEWARERLPKHKVPSVFKFVDQIPRNNMGKINKKDITKQYFGPKRK